A genomic region of Pseudomonas migulae contains the following coding sequences:
- a CDS encoding phage tail assembly chaperone, translating to MPQYAIVNQDLQVLYISETRSDKFRSVEVTDVEAENMRHGIMNEFNYELIEPQMLFSRIIKRKAADWAPVRTKRDGLLRDADNYEKILNDKQILGQNVTSGRLKLAEYREALRNCPELYDLPENVKYPDNKFMFQ from the coding sequence ATGCCGCAATACGCAATTGTTAACCAGGACTTACAAGTTCTTTATATCTCTGAAACAAGATCTGACAAGTTTCGTTCTGTCGAAGTAACAGATGTTGAGGCCGAAAATATGAGGCACGGCATCATGAATGAGTTCAATTACGAGTTAATCGAGCCGCAGATGCTGTTCAGCCGAATTATCAAAAGGAAGGCGGCTGACTGGGCACCAGTACGCACTAAGCGGGATGGTCTGCTCAGAGATGCTGACAATTACGAGAAGATTCTCAATGATAAGCAAATACTTGGGCAAAATGTGACTTCAGGACGCCTGAAACTTGCTGAGTACAGAGAAGCTTTGCGTAACTGCCCTGAACTGTACGATCTACCAGAAAACGTAAAATATCCAGACAACAAGTTCATGTTTCAATAA
- a CDS encoding AbrB/MazE/SpoVT family DNA-binding domain-containing protein yields MIKVTVDSECRIQIPQHLRDAFPAGCAVSIEVDPEGRLLISPHKYSLDELLADTPPDSIIREWEAMPPVGKESK; encoded by the coding sequence ATGATCAAAGTCACGGTTGATTCAGAATGCCGAATTCAAATTCCGCAACACCTGCGCGATGCGTTTCCTGCTGGATGCGCTGTCAGCATCGAAGTAGATCCCGAGGGTCGTCTTCTCATCTCTCCCCACAAATACTCTCTGGATGAGCTGCTGGCTGATACGCCACCAGATTCAATCATCCGTGAATGGGAAGCCATGCCTCCGGTAGGAAAAGAATCGAAGTAA
- a CDS encoding HK97 family phage prohead protease, with amino-acid sequence MEVRSFLPQEVRADSETPGKFSGYIVTWASIDSYNTTFKRGSFKKTLSERGSKIKLLWNHDFEAMPIGVVTEIREDDKGVYFEAQLSLATERGKEAYQLMLDGAIDTMSFGFRGIKSAFNAAGVKEYTEVALSEISPVNFEANETATIDSVRSESDSTRATSFSETIDLNELYSRGNRLRHALLQTLEDISWQLRLPEEIVEATGAAFDECRTAYLEWLNKLYEAEPGLRGAPDANDLSKAVQAMLGEQTVEEFTQTSRLTLEEIRSLRRGIVPAEVDPKLIGDDEVRQLVAKELTKAAAVISPALPVKKKAPELSIETRSLIESLSVSLKNLTTN; translated from the coding sequence ATGGAAGTTAGAAGTTTTTTACCACAAGAGGTCCGTGCTGACAGTGAGACGCCTGGGAAATTCTCGGGCTATATTGTCACATGGGCCAGCATCGATTCTTATAACACCACTTTCAAACGCGGCTCTTTCAAGAAAACCCTGTCTGAGCGCGGCTCGAAGATCAAGCTGCTTTGGAATCACGACTTTGAAGCGATGCCAATTGGGGTAGTGACCGAAATCCGTGAAGATGACAAAGGTGTCTACTTCGAAGCTCAGCTTTCGCTTGCGACAGAGCGTGGCAAAGAGGCTTATCAACTGATGCTTGATGGTGCGATTGACACGATGAGCTTTGGCTTCCGTGGGATCAAATCGGCTTTCAACGCGGCAGGCGTCAAAGAATACACTGAGGTCGCACTATCTGAGATTTCCCCAGTCAATTTCGAAGCTAACGAGACAGCAACAATCGACTCCGTACGCTCTGAATCTGATTCGACTCGGGCAACCAGCTTCTCTGAAACGATTGACCTGAACGAGCTGTATTCACGAGGCAATCGCCTGCGACATGCCTTACTCCAAACGCTTGAAGATATTTCCTGGCAGCTCAGATTGCCCGAGGAGATAGTCGAAGCTACCGGTGCTGCCTTCGATGAATGCCGTACTGCCTACCTTGAATGGCTCAACAAGCTGTATGAGGCCGAGCCTGGGTTACGTGGCGCTCCTGATGCTAACGACCTGTCAAAAGCCGTCCAGGCCATGCTTGGCGAGCAAACAGTTGAAGAATTCACACAAACCTCAAGGTTGACACTTGAAGAAATTCGATCACTTCGCCGTGGCATCGTGCCAGCCGAAGTCGATCCAAAACTCATTGGCGACGATGAGGTCCGGCAACTTGTTGCCAAAGAACTAACCAAAGCCGCAGCAGTTATCTCGCCCGCACTTCCGGTTAAGAAGAAAGCCCCCGAGCTTTCGATTGAAACACGCTCGCTCATTGAGAGCTTGAGTGTATCGCTTAAAAATTTAACCACTAATTAA
- the lysC gene encoding Rz1-like lysis system protein LysC translates to MRVWIILCLPICLAACSTPKVEYVPQERLLKPSPLLYQLTDSPGTANIQTWRDAAFRLFDYDAALDQCNADKLAIKSWSEAPR, encoded by the coding sequence ATGCGTGTTTGGATAATCCTGTGCCTGCCGATCTGTTTGGCAGCGTGCAGCACACCCAAGGTTGAGTATGTGCCCCAGGAAAGGCTCCTGAAGCCTTCTCCCCTGCTCTACCAGCTCACTGACAGCCCAGGAACCGCCAATATACAAACGTGGCGTGATGCAGCCTTCAGGCTCTTCGATTACGATGCAGCGCTTGATCAGTGCAACGCTGACAAGCTCGCGATCAAGTCATGGTCCGAGGCGCCTAGGTGA
- a CDS encoding phage major capsid protein, translating into MEEQLKELLASIQNAEAELRARGKDNTDQTAALKKEIEELRNAIEDVTVKLNRPGGLQSAANDPDVEKRAAAFVQFARVGDIAELRTLSGATDEEGAVFLPADMSKEIKTKAYTLNEIRTLCSVGKTGRNRVYLPSLSRPKTGYGNVTPTEEELHAGAQTLDVHTAKSLVVIPNDSLSDSAYDLVSKLIDLFSESLAEEEGRAFAIGTGTGEPMGVVSVETKANAVTSAEVGQLGATHADAIALIKKAFYKLRKQYRRRAVMLCNSQTEAFLDSLRDADGRKLLTTQGEISYFDGIRIVTAEDLDDIATGKFPIVIGDLKHFEVYDREGMAVKRLTGGNYDTSDTAGFLLKARHAAGVTMPEAFVPVKIK; encoded by the coding sequence ATGGAAGAACAATTGAAGGAACTGCTGGCATCCATCCAGAATGCCGAAGCTGAGCTACGTGCTCGTGGCAAAGACAACACTGATCAGACCGCTGCTCTGAAAAAAGAAATCGAAGAGCTGCGAAATGCTATCGAAGACGTGACCGTGAAACTGAATCGCCCAGGTGGTCTTCAGTCCGCAGCGAACGATCCTGACGTAGAAAAACGCGCTGCTGCATTCGTTCAGTTTGCTCGCGTTGGTGACATCGCTGAACTGCGTACCCTGTCGGGAGCGACGGATGAAGAAGGCGCTGTGTTTTTGCCTGCTGACATGTCGAAGGAAATCAAAACCAAGGCTTACACACTCAACGAAATCCGCACCCTCTGTTCTGTAGGAAAAACTGGCCGTAACCGTGTTTATCTGCCGTCCCTGTCGCGCCCAAAAACAGGCTACGGCAACGTGACTCCAACTGAGGAAGAATTGCACGCAGGCGCTCAGACACTCGACGTGCATACCGCAAAATCGCTGGTTGTAATTCCAAACGACAGCCTGAGCGACAGCGCGTATGACCTCGTTTCAAAGCTGATCGACCTCTTCTCCGAATCCCTTGCTGAAGAGGAAGGACGCGCCTTTGCCATCGGCACCGGCACCGGTGAGCCAATGGGTGTAGTTTCCGTAGAAACTAAAGCTAATGCCGTTACATCCGCTGAAGTTGGTCAACTGGGCGCAACCCATGCGGATGCAATCGCGTTGATCAAGAAGGCCTTCTACAAGCTGCGTAAGCAATACCGCAGACGCGCCGTGATGCTGTGCAACAGCCAAACCGAAGCGTTCCTGGATTCGTTGCGCGACGCAGATGGCCGCAAGCTGCTCACCACCCAAGGAGAGATCAGCTACTTCGACGGTATCCGCATCGTCACCGCCGAAGATCTGGACGATATCGCAACTGGGAAATTCCCAATCGTTATCGGTGACCTCAAGCACTTTGAAGTCTACGACCGCGAAGGCATGGCTGTTAAGCGTCTGACCGGGGGTAACTACGACACCTCTGACACCGCTGGCTTCCTGTTGAAGGCGCGCCACGCCGCTGGTGTAACGATGCCAGAAGCATTCGTGCCAGTGAAGATTAAGTGA
- a CDS encoding M15 family metallopeptidase, with the protein MPQFSKVSQDRLSTCHPQLQALMNEVIKLTDILVIEGHRGQEVQDKAFREGKSKLKWPQGKHNSLPSLAVDIAPYPLDWSDTPGFHRLAKVVLETAESMGIKIRWGGDWNGNGSSKDEKFLDLVHFELKGI; encoded by the coding sequence ATGCCGCAATTTTCAAAAGTAAGTCAGGATAGGCTGAGCACGTGTCACCCACAGCTCCAAGCATTGATGAACGAAGTGATCAAGCTCACAGACATTCTTGTGATCGAAGGTCATCGCGGACAGGAGGTCCAGGATAAGGCGTTTCGTGAAGGGAAATCGAAGCTGAAGTGGCCTCAGGGGAAGCATAATTCTTTGCCCTCCCTCGCCGTCGATATTGCACCGTATCCGTTGGATTGGAGCGACACGCCTGGCTTTCACCGGCTGGCCAAAGTGGTTCTGGAAACCGCCGAATCGATGGGAATCAAGATTCGCTGGGGTGGCGATTGGAACGGGAATGGAAGCTCGAAAGACGAGAAGTTTTTGGATCTGGTCCATTTCGAGCTGAAAGGCATTTGA
- a CDS encoding GCN5 family acetyltransferase, with the protein MYQLLQLLNDSYRTIAKDMDAWFRDIPSGAAWNVYSDYAIGNNKKANDTLSFVINLQHDTDAAICEYIAAVAPSDIKSTRTASEGLIQYLNCPVCFSITHVVARDSKLLRHYISDENMTDFIPDMRNLIAMWAANAPVNAEYYKRVDAALAEFAKDMKKKNFSSGLARQVHITAALAAGVFAHLDLIKSPKHIRWISDRDAIFERYNQLAFDLGYVYFQLLRTTHDKPFDPNLPNFIFALPGMDGVHDYNEQIRLPDYLAGTIADLALEKIEFTHDKFHPIFAGAFINSKNNAIIEIKGDTERLTTRRLTYQSDEI; encoded by the coding sequence ATGTATCAGCTCTTGCAGCTTCTCAATGATTCATACCGCACCATCGCGAAAGACATGGACGCTTGGTTCAGGGATATTCCATCGGGCGCGGCGTGGAACGTGTACTCCGACTATGCAATTGGCAACAACAAGAAAGCCAACGACACCCTCTCGTTCGTAATCAACCTCCAGCACGACACAGATGCCGCTATCTGCGAGTACATAGCAGCCGTTGCACCTAGTGACATCAAGTCCACGCGGACTGCTTCGGAGGGGTTGATCCAGTACCTGAACTGCCCTGTCTGCTTCAGCATCACCCATGTTGTTGCTCGCGACTCCAAGCTTCTTCGTCACTACATTTCTGACGAGAACATGACTGATTTCATACCCGACATGCGCAACCTGATCGCGATGTGGGCAGCGAACGCTCCAGTCAACGCAGAATATTACAAGCGAGTTGACGCCGCTCTCGCCGAATTCGCCAAGGATATGAAGAAGAAAAACTTCAGTTCAGGTTTGGCACGCCAGGTTCACATCACGGCAGCCTTGGCAGCTGGAGTTTTTGCACATCTCGATTTGATCAAATCCCCGAAACACATCCGCTGGATAAGTGACCGAGACGCGATTTTCGAGCGTTACAACCAGCTGGCGTTTGATCTTGGATATGTTTACTTCCAGCTGCTTCGCACCACCCATGACAAGCCTTTTGACCCGAACCTGCCAAATTTCATTTTTGCGCTGCCTGGGATGGATGGGGTGCATGACTACAACGAGCAAATTCGGCTACCTGATTATCTCGCTGGGACCATCGCCGATCTGGCCTTGGAGAAAATCGAGTTCACACATGACAAGTTCCACCCGATTTTTGCTGGTGCATTCATCAACTCGAAGAACAACGCCATCATCGAAATCAAGGGCGACACGGAGCGTCTTACCACTAGGCGACTGACCTACCAGTCGGACGAAATATAG
- a CDS encoding phage portal protein: MDFEQRNLAQSQSYLSAMKQAEWTNWTVQKTTSEGLKASGWVYLAIKMISDAISSVPIVVYNPSGKIEWNHPLTKLFGKPHPDFSRADLMSLMASWSLLTGMSYLRKVSGARNQTRELWPISPDRIAPIASADNSFLLGGYEIQINGGRSVSIDYTRESVIRICPIQNPSNPLLGLSPLMAASRAVDLDSGMQNWNKSLLQNRGNPDIAISVKGDVTDAQRQSVIKSIMSKFRGSANAGKPLVLSGETTITRLGLTAAEMDFLASRRWNRDEILAIFGVPSQLAGAMESSSYNNYAEAKRIFWINTVLPLLNKLIEAFNNSLHDELSEGYYIGPDLSGIDALSDSQDAKLDRAGKLFKMGIPVSIINERYELGIAQYENWDKPFGGRAASSDTANEDRSLVRLEKRGEQNWMLMPTELRSLDKELERREEVAQKHLKPAFGSMLDEQRDLVFGLLDDNESIDGLEDQLLAISEAHIDGIRKLATEAAIDAGNAVVVAKKERRSLPIQFRDDSNVATRVATLLAAEQVIEIELGFLNTSSFEILTALITDSRKENETVQQLKDRLTRGGHFSPDRALRIARTLTGAVSSLGQIASAEEVGAKKKIWNTSGGARDGHAARAGEKRDIDARFSAHYGGSPRWPLDSSTTTKDRVNCRCSLSFSE, translated from the coding sequence ATGGATTTCGAGCAGAGAAACTTGGCGCAGTCACAAAGCTACTTGAGCGCAATGAAGCAGGCAGAGTGGACGAACTGGACTGTCCAGAAAACAACTTCTGAAGGCCTAAAAGCGAGTGGCTGGGTGTATCTCGCCATTAAGATGATTTCCGACGCCATTTCAAGTGTCCCAATCGTCGTTTACAACCCCAGCGGCAAGATTGAGTGGAATCACCCGCTGACGAAGCTGTTCGGCAAGCCGCATCCTGACTTTTCCCGCGCCGACCTGATGAGTCTGATGGCCAGTTGGTCGCTGCTGACTGGCATGTCCTACCTTCGAAAAGTTTCGGGCGCACGCAATCAGACCCGCGAATTGTGGCCAATCAGCCCTGACCGCATTGCCCCCATTGCATCGGCAGATAACAGCTTTCTACTCGGTGGTTACGAAATCCAGATCAACGGTGGCAGATCTGTTTCCATCGACTACACCCGTGAAAGCGTGATACGCATTTGCCCCATTCAAAACCCTTCGAATCCCCTGCTCGGCCTTTCTCCTCTGATGGCTGCATCACGTGCGGTTGATCTGGATTCTGGCATGCAGAATTGGAACAAATCACTGCTGCAAAACCGTGGCAATCCCGACATCGCAATAAGCGTAAAAGGCGATGTGACTGATGCCCAGCGTCAAAGCGTAATCAAATCGATAATGTCGAAATTCAGGGGCTCTGCGAACGCTGGAAAGCCGCTGGTGTTGTCTGGAGAAACGACGATCACCCGGCTGGGTCTGACGGCGGCAGAAATGGATTTTCTTGCTTCACGCCGTTGGAACAGGGACGAAATTCTCGCCATCTTCGGCGTGCCATCCCAACTTGCCGGTGCGATGGAATCGAGCAGCTATAACAATTACGCTGAGGCCAAGCGGATATTCTGGATCAACACCGTGCTGCCTTTGCTGAACAAGCTCATCGAGGCGTTTAACAATTCGCTTCACGATGAGCTGAGCGAGGGTTACTACATTGGCCCCGACCTCTCCGGCATCGATGCTCTGAGCGACAGCCAGGACGCCAAGCTGGATCGCGCAGGCAAGCTTTTCAAAATGGGCATACCTGTGTCCATTATCAATGAACGATACGAACTCGGGATCGCACAGTACGAAAACTGGGACAAGCCTTTCGGTGGCCGCGCAGCGTCATCGGATACGGCTAACGAAGATCGCTCCCTGGTGCGGCTGGAGAAGCGCGGCGAGCAGAACTGGATGCTGATGCCTACTGAACTACGAAGCCTCGACAAAGAGCTTGAGCGCAGGGAAGAAGTCGCCCAAAAGCACCTAAAGCCAGCCTTCGGTTCCATGCTCGATGAGCAGCGTGATTTAGTGTTTGGCCTGCTTGATGACAACGAATCCATCGACGGCCTGGAGGATCAACTGCTCGCCATCTCCGAGGCACACATCGACGGTATTCGTAAGCTTGCAACCGAGGCTGCCATAGACGCAGGTAATGCCGTTGTTGTTGCCAAAAAAGAAAGGCGTTCGTTGCCAATTCAGTTCCGTGACGACAGCAACGTTGCTACACGTGTTGCCACCCTTCTAGCTGCCGAACAAGTTATTGAAATTGAACTGGGCTTCCTCAACACCAGCTCGTTCGAAATCCTCACAGCCTTGATTACCGATTCGAGAAAAGAGAACGAAACGGTGCAACAGCTCAAGGATCGGCTGACTCGTGGTGGCCACTTCAGCCCTGATCGGGCACTGAGAATAGCTCGAACCCTCACAGGGGCTGTCAGCTCGCTCGGCCAAATTGCTAGCGCAGAGGAAGTCGGAGCGAAGAAAAAGATTTGGAACACCAGCGGTGGTGCTCGTGATGGGCATGCTGCCAGAGCTGGGGAAAAGCGGGATATCGATGCCAGATTTAGTGCGCATTACGGCGGATCGCCGAGATGGCCTTTGGATTCTTCGACAACGACGAAAGACCGGGTTAATTGCCGTTGTTCTTTATCTTTTTCTGAATAA
- a CDS encoding phage tail tape measure protein, which translates to MADVSKTIEIAFKGIDNLSPTARSAGDALSGFSRTSQSITGPLAGVADGVLKLNFALSALAVAVIAYTTKQGMELQDSQFDLQKQLKDSEGSVSQYSGKIEALGTTFGKSNAEITRAVGVFSQAGFSISDSLKLAEVSLKATIAGDMELKDVTEKLIASMAGFGIKVKDTGKFMDILNNVSNNSGASMAELMDAFAKAGSAASASGLSLEEYAASAAMIIEVNRSGSETGNMLKAVIANLANPTKEQSELFKKLGISFTDSNGKLKDGSVILAQYGVANAKLTKNEQLRNNAVVAGTEHFATFGTLFADVTKKAKVYEAAINSAGSMDKEFAVAKTKASFALDGFSASLTNLSAKIGLKYIEETKGVIGANASLVNSFSTVVDGANFSKLLGIVKEFSGAVAGEINKLAASFPKAFEMVNLDGFQRALRDLQASLGTAFSIDLNDPKAVASAIQFVVDSIESLVDVTSGMVKQFGNAWTQIKAGIQAFNGLDIASKQSSGEILGIAKVANTALKALEGLGDGLSAIGTGLSALALGGVVKKLLDMNDGAGKSKASVKGLADMFGTLGTGAAVAGGKVIDALNPEKWNLKKLSTGLTDLMGKMGGLNALTKAGIFGAAAAAGGASGIWLYENVEVVRKGMDGLRDSVMNYFGYTNEAQLATELLADSFKNAAPMIEKYKNETGDTTITMENHRVKLDAWIAKKKEDSEATLKAAAAMKESGDKTKESTEKLEENKTALDESSKSAETAASSTKELTLQTSLFKDVKITDFLKEMNDGMSQSAGVVATLGGQFNGIGDRLNTLNGLLVNSGHLSKENAAILKEQIEDEREYRSETIAMQKDSNDLYVEFGEVLLDIGKYFKELLGIQDDTTKSATKNKEATDKQVESLKKSGDSASSTGSKMNQLKSSIAGVASASQQGMGSGIDDIKSSAEMAKASIEGLSSSFSSTGDRLNNLTDALLKLDDSDTWARDDIIDAMKEETKMRSDLNEETLSYSKTLREIADIKRELSKIQLEELKNPNSRKTEIKISAEGLEPSLAMVLTNIVEKAQITATREGQNLLIGLSK; encoded by the coding sequence ATGGCAGATGTAAGTAAAACTATCGAAATCGCTTTTAAAGGAATCGACAATCTAAGCCCGACAGCAAGGAGTGCCGGTGATGCGCTGTCTGGATTTTCGAGAACCAGTCAGTCCATTACTGGCCCACTTGCGGGTGTAGCCGATGGCGTCCTGAAGCTAAATTTTGCCTTGTCCGCTCTCGCCGTGGCAGTTATTGCTTATACGACAAAACAGGGCATGGAGCTTCAGGACTCTCAGTTCGACTTGCAGAAACAACTCAAAGACTCTGAAGGCTCGGTATCTCAATACTCAGGCAAGATCGAAGCATTGGGTACAACGTTTGGAAAATCTAACGCAGAAATCACCAGGGCTGTTGGGGTCTTCAGTCAGGCTGGTTTCAGCATCAGCGACTCCCTAAAACTCGCAGAGGTCTCTTTGAAAGCGACCATCGCTGGGGATATGGAGCTGAAAGATGTAACGGAAAAGCTGATCGCATCGATGGCTGGATTTGGCATCAAAGTCAAAGACACCGGCAAGTTCATGGACATCCTAAACAATGTTTCCAACAACTCGGGCGCATCCATGGCCGAGCTGATGGATGCGTTCGCGAAGGCTGGTAGCGCTGCCTCCGCTTCTGGTTTAAGCCTTGAGGAATACGCCGCATCAGCTGCAATGATTATTGAAGTAAACAGGTCCGGCTCTGAAACCGGCAACATGCTCAAAGCTGTTATTGCAAACCTGGCTAACCCCACCAAGGAGCAAAGCGAGCTATTCAAGAAACTGGGAATTTCCTTCACGGATTCTAATGGGAAGCTCAAAGATGGCTCCGTAATTCTGGCCCAATACGGGGTGGCTAACGCTAAGCTCACGAAAAACGAACAGCTTCGAAATAATGCAGTTGTCGCGGGCACTGAGCACTTTGCGACCTTTGGCACACTGTTCGCTGACGTGACCAAAAAAGCGAAGGTCTATGAAGCAGCAATCAATTCTGCTGGCAGCATGGACAAAGAATTTGCAGTCGCAAAAACGAAGGCCTCGTTTGCACTGGACGGCTTCAGCGCTTCGTTAACCAACCTTTCTGCCAAAATTGGCCTGAAATACATCGAAGAGACGAAAGGCGTCATCGGGGCCAATGCGTCGCTCGTAAACTCGTTTTCAACAGTCGTTGATGGTGCCAATTTCTCCAAGCTGCTTGGCATTGTTAAAGAGTTCTCTGGTGCCGTCGCAGGTGAAATCAACAAGCTTGCAGCCTCATTTCCAAAAGCTTTCGAGATGGTCAACCTCGATGGTTTTCAACGTGCCCTGAGAGATCTTCAGGCTTCGTTGGGCACTGCCTTTAGCATTGATCTCAACGACCCAAAAGCTGTCGCGTCTGCAATCCAATTCGTCGTGGATAGCATCGAATCTCTAGTTGATGTCACCTCCGGAATGGTTAAGCAATTCGGCAACGCTTGGACGCAAATCAAGGCGGGAATCCAAGCTTTCAACGGTTTGGACATTGCCTCGAAGCAAAGTAGCGGAGAGATCCTGGGCATAGCAAAAGTAGCGAACACCGCGTTGAAGGCTCTTGAGGGTCTTGGAGATGGTCTCTCGGCTATTGGTACTGGACTCAGTGCATTGGCTCTTGGGGGCGTTGTCAAAAAACTGCTCGATATGAACGACGGCGCAGGCAAAAGCAAAGCCTCTGTCAAAGGTCTGGCTGACATGTTTGGCACCCTTGGAACCGGAGCAGCTGTTGCTGGTGGAAAGGTCATTGATGCGCTGAATCCAGAGAAATGGAATCTCAAAAAACTCAGCACCGGATTGACTGATCTGATGGGAAAAATGGGCGGTCTCAACGCGCTCACGAAAGCCGGGATTTTTGGTGCAGCGGCAGCAGCTGGTGGCGCTTCAGGAATTTGGCTGTACGAAAATGTTGAAGTTGTTCGCAAAGGCATGGATGGCTTGCGCGACAGCGTGATGAACTATTTTGGCTACACAAACGAAGCTCAACTGGCAACTGAGCTTCTAGCTGACAGTTTCAAAAACGCAGCCCCCATGATCGAGAAGTACAAAAATGAAACTGGCGATACAACCATCACAATGGAAAACCATCGAGTAAAGCTTGATGCGTGGATTGCCAAGAAAAAAGAAGATTCCGAAGCCACCCTGAAAGCCGCTGCCGCGATGAAGGAATCCGGGGATAAGACAAAGGAATCCACTGAGAAGCTAGAAGAAAACAAGACAGCCCTCGATGAGTCATCAAAAAGCGCCGAAACGGCAGCATCCAGCACTAAAGAATTGACACTTCAAACGTCTCTTTTCAAAGATGTAAAAATTACTGATTTCCTGAAAGAAATGAACGACGGGATGTCCCAATCCGCTGGCGTAGTCGCCACATTGGGCGGACAGTTTAATGGAATCGGTGACCGTCTAAACACTCTCAACGGACTGTTGGTTAACTCGGGCCATCTATCTAAAGAAAACGCAGCAATTCTTAAAGAGCAGATCGAGGATGAGCGGGAATATCGGTCTGAGACGATTGCGATGCAGAAGGACAGCAACGATCTCTATGTAGAGTTTGGCGAGGTGCTTCTCGATATTGGTAAATACTTTAAAGAGTTACTTGGCATACAGGACGATACTACTAAGTCAGCTACAAAAAACAAAGAGGCTACAGACAAACAAGTGGAGTCTCTTAAAAAGTCTGGAGATAGTGCCTCTTCTACTGGCTCCAAAATGAATCAGCTGAAATCATCCATAGCCGGAGTGGCGAGCGCGTCTCAGCAAGGTATGGGCTCAGGAATTGATGACATCAAATCCTCTGCTGAAATGGCAAAAGCATCTATTGAAGGTCTGAGCAGCTCATTCTCTTCAACTGGCGATAGGCTTAACAACCTAACTGACGCTCTACTTAAACTGGACGACAGTGACACCTGGGCTCGCGACGATATTATTGATGCGATGAAGGAAGAGACCAAAATGAGGTCTGACTTAAACGAAGAGACACTTTCATATTCGAAGACCTTAAGGGAAATCGCTGATATCAAAAGAGAACTTTCCAAAATCCAACTGGAAGAACTCAAGAACCCCAACTCCCGCAAAACTGAAATAAAGATATCCGCTGAAGGACTCGAACCTTCGTTAGCTATGGTTTTAACCAATATAGTTGAAAAGGCCCAAATTACAGCCACTAGGGAAGGTCAAAACTTATTGATTGGGCTTAGTAAGTAA
- a CDS encoding LexA family protein codes for MKAVDVRPLVPSDEPELMQQLGQLACGFPSPGLDHEEPSLSLDELVGMRAPSMFVGRATGKSMTGKGIFDRDFLIINRALTPAQGDVIVARIGSEFTVKTYTISNGVPMLQAENPSCAPIRVGDDEEVEIWGVVTFNLHPLRGAFA; via the coding sequence ATGAAAGCAGTTGATGTCCGCCCTCTTGTTCCGTCTGATGAACCCGAGCTAATGCAGCAGCTCGGCCAGCTAGCCTGTGGCTTTCCCTCACCAGGGCTCGATCACGAAGAACCTTCTTTGTCGCTCGATGAGCTTGTCGGCATGCGCGCACCCTCAATGTTCGTGGGCCGCGCAACTGGAAAATCGATGACGGGCAAAGGTATTTTCGACCGCGATTTTCTGATCATTAATCGAGCCCTGACGCCCGCCCAGGGCGATGTGATCGTTGCTCGAATTGGCAGCGAATTCACGGTGAAGACTTACACCATTTCGAACGGTGTGCCGATGCTTCAGGCCGAAAACCCATCGTGCGCTCCTATTCGCGTGGGTGATGATGAAGAGGTCGAGATCTGGGGCGTTGTGACGTTCAACTTGCACCCACTGCGAGGAGCATTTGCATGA